A single window of Nicotiana tomentosiformis chromosome 1, ASM39032v3, whole genome shotgun sequence DNA harbors:
- the LOC138908654 gene encoding uncharacterized protein has translation MSFGLKNAGATYMKAMTTIFHDMIYKEIEVYADDVIIKSKRNSDHIAELKRMLKKDVAISWTEECQKAFDKSKEYLSKPPILVPPEPRRSLLLYLFILEGNFGCVLGQHDETGRKEHAIYYLRKKFMPYEARYSLMERTCCALTWISQKLRHYFYAYTTYLISRMDPLKYIFQKPMPTGKLAKWKILFRKFDIIWQKNLINGEYKPLKMYFPDEEVSFVGEYITKAYDGWRMFFYGSTNFKGVGIRAVLVSETGQHYPISAKLKFPCTNNMAEYEACILGLRLAIDMNVQELMVIRDSDLLVHQNEFADALATLSSMIQQPNKNFIYPFPIGIQKQPAYCAHIEEDIDGNPWFHDIKKYPKKGEYPNTATPTQKRILRRLANYFFQSGGILYRRTPDLGLLRRVDA, from the exons atgtcgtttggtctgaagaatgctggggccacctacatgaAAGCCATGACAAccatcttccatgacatgatatacaaagaaatagaggtgtacgctgatgacgttatcatcaaatctaaaaggaatTCAGATCATATAGCAGAATTGAAAAG gatgctgaagaaagatgttgcaataagttggactgaagaatgccagaaagcatTCGACAAAagcaaggagtatttatctaaaccacctattctggtcccaccagaaccaaGAAGGTCCCTGCTGCTTTATTTGTTCATATTGGAGGGAAATTTTGGTTGTgttttgggacaacatgatgaaactggaagaAAGGAGCATGCAATATATTATCTGAGAAAGAAATTCATGCCTTACGAAGCCCGGTATTCTTTAATGGAACGCACTTGCTGTGCTTTGACGTGGATATctcagaagttgaggcattatttctatgcatacactacatatctcatatcaaggatggatccgctaaagtacatcttccagaaacccatgcctacgggcaAGTTAGCAAAATGGAAAATATTATTTAGAAAATTCGACATCATCTGGCAAAAAAATCTCATAAACGGAGAATACAAaccattgaaaatgtattttcccgatgaggagGTGTCATTTGTAGGAGAATATATCACCAaggcatatgatggttggagaatgttcttctaCGGATcaacaaacttcaaaggagtgggtatcagggctgtcttagtatcagaaaccggccaacactatccgatatccgcaaaactcaagtttccatgcaccaataatatggcagaatatgaggcttgcattttGGGGCTTagattggccattgacatgaatgttcaggagttGATGGTAATCAGAGATTCAGATCTTTTGGTGCACCAG aatgagtttgcagatgcgttagctactttgtcttccatgatacaacagcCGAACAAGAATTTCATCTATCCTTTCCCAATAGGGATTCAGAAACAACCCGCTTATTGTGCTCATATTGAAGAAGATATTgacggaaatccatggttccacgacatcaagaaATACCCGAAAAAGGGAGAATATCCAAATACTGCTACCCCTACTCAGAAGCGCATACTTCGAAGATTAGCCAACTATTTCTTTCAAAGCGGGGGAATTctatatagaaggactcctgacctGGGGTTACTACGGCGTGTCGATGCCTAG